Sequence from the Solea senegalensis isolate Sse05_10M linkage group LG1, IFAPA_SoseM_1, whole genome shotgun sequence genome:
CCAAACTGCTTGTGACGTTCAAGGGAAAGCGGCACATCTTCGACGTGGCACCACAAGCGGAGGCTTTTGTGCAACAGTTGAAGTCCAAACATCCGACTCACCCAGAGGCAAGTGAATCAGCTTCGGACTCGGAGCAGCGATAGGATGGCGTAAGGACACATACATACTTGTTCCTGTACTGTTTATAGACTTTCAGTGTCCGGTATtgcaaatacatatatatttatccGACTgctatgttgttttaaaatgtttttgcgTGGAGCTGTCATGGTCGCTAAGCATGTTGTTCCTCGTCATGGTTATATGGGTGGACCAGCGCAGCACCGTAGCTAGGCTCCGTTTATGGGCCTATTGGAAGTGTTTAACAGGGGAGGGATGTGTGTATTTCATTTGGGGAAATACGCTTTGTtatgttcttgttcttgttcataGGCACATATTTTCGTTTCTCCttaatgtttttcctttttatttcatacttAATCCTGTCCCAAAATCACGCAGTAGTATGACATGTCATCTGAACTTCATTTTACCTCTTGGAACGTGAGAGGATTAAACAAATTTATCAAGCTGAAGCAAGTAATGACAAGGATCAAACATCTTAAAGCTAAGATTGTCTTTCTTCAGGAGACACATTTAACACCTGAAGACATAATTAAAATCAGGAGAAGATGGCCAGGGCGAGTTTTCTCAGCATCCTTCAGCTCCCACTCCCGTGGGGTGGCCACCCTAATACATAATGTCATTGAAGACAGGTTTGGGAGATACCTTGTTGTCCAATGTGAAATCTTTTCAGTGAGGTTAAACCTTGTAAATGTATATGGACCAAATGAGGACAACCCTTCTTTTttcagaaatcttttttttaactcttgcTGACTTACCTGGCTATTTTATCATTGGTGGGGATTTCAATTGTGTTCTACAGCCCAAGGTAGACAGATCTACTGGGGTAGATTCCTGTCATACGCAGACTAGGAAAGAACTGTTGCAATACATTAAAGAGTTCAATCTATTTGATGTATGGAGGAGAGATCATCCTAACCAGTTAACTTTTTCGTGTTATTCAGCCACCTGCCAAACATTCTCCAGAATAGATTATTTTCTGGTCTCTGCTTCTTTGGCTTCTATGGTTTCCAAAAGCTGGTATGACAGTATCATAATTTCAGATCATGCCTCAGTTTCATTAAGTTTGAATTTAATGCAACGCCTAAATTACACCAAAAGGTGGCGTGTCCAGTCTTTTTGGCTCAGGGACCCAGATTTTGTGGAGTTTATTTGGGCACAAATTGAagactattttaaaaacaacacgaCTCAAACTTCAGCTGCTATACGTTGGGAAGCATTCAAAGCCTTTTTGAGAGGTCAAATGATAAGTTTCACTAGttcaaaacataacatttggAGGTTAGAAATGGATGAGTTAGAAAAGAGGataaaagaaatggaaactgAGCATTTTAAAAATCCTTCCCAACAAACAATGAAATCGCTTACTGAACTTAGAGCAAGATATAATGTTTtgtcaataaataaagcaaCTAAAAGCTGGCTGAAATCTAAACAATCATGTTGTAAAGTGAGCTTAAATATATCACTACCCCCCAGAGCCAGTAGGGGGCGGTGAGAGGGTGTGTTCCGGGTGTTGTTGTACTTGACTAGCTGTGTGAAGCTGCCCTCCGCCATGACTAGTTGTATGTGCCTGTGCTGATAATAAAAGTGGTTCCAGAGAAGAAACCAGCTTCCTCATTTTTGATATAGTGACAATATCACATATGGCGACGAGGATAAAAGCACCGAGAAGTCAAGCGCCGGTCTGCTGCGGGGCAAGTAAGCGAAGTCGTTGATGGTCCTGTCGTGTTTTGCTAGCTAAGACGAGCTAGTGTAGAAGAATGGCGGCAATGGTGGGCGCGGTGGCGCCGTTTGACAGCAATTCGCAGACGTGGGAAGAGTACTGTGAGGTTTTGGACcatttttttgtcgcaaatgaTATAAAGGAGGCGGAACGGCGAAGAGCTGTGCTACTGAGCTGCGTGGGATCACAGACCTATGCCCTGATGAGGAACCTGCTAAGCCCGGATAAGCCAGGAGAGCGCTCCTATGAGGATCTGGTGGAGTTgttaaaaaatcattttcacccGAAGACCAGCGAGATAATGCAGAGGTGGAAATTTAATACAAGGAACAGGAAACCAGAGGAAAGTGTTAGTGACTATGTGGCGGAGCTGAGAAAGCTCGCGCAGGACTGTAATTTCAGAGATACGCTGACGGTGATGTTGAGGGACCGGCTCGTTTGCGGCATAAATGATGACGGCATACAGCGGAAGCTGCTGTCGGAAGACAAGTTAACCTTTGACAAGGCATTGAAGGTGGCGCAGGCAATGGAGGCGGCGAACAGAGACATGGTGGATTTGCAGGGAGCCAGAGAACAGGCAAAATGGAACCGAGCATCGGGGTCGGTGCACAAGGTGAATGATGTCCACGCCAGGACGCCGCAGGATGTGAGGACATGCTACAGATGCAAGGGAGACAACCACTTGGCAATGAACTGCAGGTTTGCCAAAGAAAAGTGTCATAACTGCGGGAAAGTGGGACACATAAAAAGGGCTTGCAGAATGAAGGACATGGGGAAAGGGAAGACTATGCAGACACAAGGGGTGACAGGAAAATTTAACAAAAGGGCTAATTTCATgcaggaggaaggggaggataGTGATAAGGAGGAAGTTTTCACTATGTACCACATCAAAGATAGCAGAGTTACCATACACAACATGCAGGAAGAAATAGTCATTCCCAGAGAAGAACCAATAAGACAAGTGTTGACAGTAAATGGACAGGATGTAACCTATGAAGTAGACACAGGCTGTGGCTATACAATAATGTCAGAGATGGCATTTTACAGGTTATTCCGTAGTGGTAAAAAACCAAGGTTGCTCCAGTGCAAgataaaactgaaaacataTGGTGGTCATGTAGTACCAGTGTTAGGAGCAGCAAAGGTCAAAGTGGAACATGAAGGCAGTGCTAAGATGTTAGCAGTAGTGGTCGTCAAAGGTTCAGGGACCAGTTTACTGGGGCGAGGGTGGATGAAAGCTCTCAAGATGGATTGGAAAACTGTACATAAGGTAGAAGACCGAGAAGAACTATTACAAGAAGTACTTTTGAGACATGACACAGTATTTAAAGATGAGCTAGGGACGTTGAAAGGCTTTGCAGCAAAGATACATGTAGCTAGTGATGCGAAGCCCTGCTTCTACAAGCCAAGGTCTGTTCCTTTCGCGATGAAAAAGAAAGTAGAGCAAGAACTAGAGAGGCTTTTAGAGGAGAAAATCATTGAACCAGTGAAATTCTCAGACTGGGCCCATAGTACCAGTTCTAAAACCAGACTCCAGAGTCAGAATTTGTGGGGACTATAAGATAACGGTGAACAAAGTGTCACCCATTGAGCAGTACCCCATTCCTAGAATGGAGGATATGATAGCTTGTCTTACTGGGGGGGAGAAATACACCAAGTTAGACATGAGCCATGCATATCAACAGATAGTATTAGATGAAGATTCAAGAAGATACGTCACAGTGAATACACACAAGGGACTTTTCACATACACAAGACTACCCTTTGGTGTGAGCTCCAGCCCAGCTATATTCCAGCGCACGATGGAGGGTGTGCTACAAGGAATCGAGAATGTGGCTGTATACCTTGATGACATCATTCTGACTGGAAAGAATGACAAAGATCATCTACAGACATTGGATCAAGTGCTGCAACGACTCCAAAATGCTGGACTACGCTTAAAAAGGAGTAAGTGTCAGTTCATGGAGactgaagtgacatttttgggACACAAAGTGGACAAGACAGGGTTGCACCCACTGCCAGCCAAGGTGAAAGCAGTGCAGGAGGCTCCCGCACCTACATCAGTGACTGAGCTTAAATCTTATTTGGGACTGTTGAACTTTTATAATAAGTTTCTGCCTAACTTGTCTAATGTACTAGCACCTATGCATAAGTTACTCCGAAAAGATGAAATATGGGTATGGGggcaagaacaagaaaaagCTTTCAAAGAGTCAAAAGAGCTCTTACAATCAAGCAGTGTGTTAGTGCATTATGATGAGAAGAAAGAACTGATACTTTCCTGTGATGCCTCTCCATATGGAGTTGGAGCGGTACTAGCTCACCGTATGACAGATGGTGATGAGAAACCTATAGGGTTTGCCTCACGCACACTCACCGCTGCTGAGAAGAACTATTCCCAAATTGATAAAGAGGGATTAGCAGTCATTTTTGGAGTGCAGTATTTTCATAAGTATCTGTATGGTAGAAAGTTTGTGATTTGTACAGATCATAAGCCATTGATAAGTTTATTTAACGAGATGAAAGCGGTCCCACAGATGGCGTCGCAAAGAATAATGCGATGGGCTGTGCTGTTGAGAGCATATGAGTATGTCATATTTTACAGGGCAGGTAAAGACCATGGTAATGCTGATGCTCTCAGTCGACTCCCTCTGCCAGAGAAACCCAAGGAGACAGAACCAGAGGAACATGTACTGATGCTGGACCGGGAACAGAGCCCCCTGACAACATCAGAACAGCTACGGTACTGGACAACTAGGGATCCTATCCTCTCAAGAGTCCGTGAGTATGTTCTCAGAGGATGGCCTGATAATGTGGACAGTAACTATATGCCTtacagacagagacaacatgAGCTCAGTGTACAGGATGGCTGTGTGTTGTGGGGAGCTCGCATCGTGATCCCGGAGAAAGGACAATCTCCTCTGATGGAGCAATTACATCAGTCACACCCAGGCATGAGCCGCATGAAAGGACTGGCCAGAGGCTACATGTGGTGGCCCAATATGGACATAGACATTGAGAAAAAGGTAAAGACATGCCACACATGTCAGGAACACAGAAAGGCACCTGCCTGTGCACCTCTCCACCCCTGGGAGTGGCCGGAAAAGCCATGGAGAAGACTACACATAGACTATGCAGGGCCTTTCATGGGGAAAATGTTCTTAGTAATTGTGGATGCTCATTCAAAATGGTTAGATGTCTACCCAGTAACTTCATCTACGTCAGCAACCACAATAAACTGTCTTAGGAACAGTTTTAGCACACATGGTATTCCAGAGATGATTGTCTCAGATAATGCACAGTGTTTTGTCAGTGAACAAACCAGAGAGTTCATGACACGAAATGGAGTAACACATGTCACATCAGCACCGTATCACCCATCATCTAACGGGTTAGCTGAACGAGCGGTACAAACTTTCAAAGAGCTCATGAAAAAGAGTAGTGGTGATACAGTGGAGACAAAGTTAAATAGGGCACTGTTTAGCTATCGTATCACTCCGCAGTCAACAACTGGACTGTCACCCGCTGAGATGTTAATGGGTAGAAAATTGAGATGTACACTTGATCTCATACACCCAgatcttaaaaaaaaggtggaagCAAAACAAACTAGTCAGAAAGCATATCACGACAAACATGCTAAAGAACGCAACTTTGTGGCAGGAGAGTCCATCTACACAAAGAACTATGGATATGGACCAAAATGGGTACCAGGGCTGATACATGATACTACAGGACCAGTTTCCTACACTGTGTTGCTAGGAGATGGAAAGCTGGTCAGACGACACGTGGATCAACTGTTCAGCAGACAGGAGTCGGAGCTGTCAGTTCTGAGTCCAGAGCCGGTGCCAGGGGAGGAGTGTGGGCCACCCACACCACTGCCAAAAATGCTAGGACAAGACACAGGTCCTGGGCAAGAAGGAGACAGAGTCTTGCCTACAACGGAGCAGGAGCAAGTGAGCAGTACGCCTGCTGGTACTCCAACACCATTGTTCCGTTCTCACAGGATCAGGAAACCACCAGCGTACATGAAGGACTTTGTTCAGTGagtggatatatatataaaaaaaaaaaggaaagggggGGAGGAAAGGATTAACGGTGGTGTACTTTGTGGAAATAACAGGTATGTTATACAGGAATGTTCAAGGTTGTATCAGAGTAATTGCAAGTTTCACAACTgttgttttgggttttgtttgaaccagatttttgtgattattgttgtgaatgtgaactAAGGAATAGTTTAAATTTAAGAAGGGAGGGATGTTGTAAAGTGAGCTTAAATATATCACTACCCCCCAGAGCCAGTAGGGGGCGGTGAGAGGGTGTGTTCCGGGTGTTGTTGTACTTGACTAGCTGTGTGAAGCTGCCCTCCGCCATGACTAGTTGTATGTGCCTGTGCTGATAATAAAAGTGGTTCCAGAGAAGAAACCAGCTTCCTCATTTTTGATATAGTGACAATATCACAAATCATATTACGACCAAGGGGAAAAAGCTAGCAGACTCTTGGCCTGGCAAATTAAACAGTCTGAAACTGAGAGAGCAATAAATTCTATACAGCTAGATGATGGCCTTGAAACTACTGACCCAGAGAAGATTAATGAAGCCTTTTTGGGGTTCTACCAAAATCTGTACAGTACGGATTATACGGAttcagttttacaaaaacaaaaagaattttTGTACTCTGTAAACATTATGCCTCCAGATGAGAATTCCCTGGCGTACCTAGACTTTGATATAATTCCTGAAGAGCTGTCTGCAGCCATTGGTAGTATGTAAGGGGGTAAGACCCCTGGACCAGATGGGATACCCATTGAAATCTATAAAAAGTTTCAAGGAAGATTATTATTACCCCTACTTGAAATGTTTAATGAGTCGCTGGATAATGGGTCACGACCCCCCTCTCTAAATATGGCAgcaatgactttgtttttaaaaccaggaaagaGTTGCACTCAATGTGGCTCTTAAAGACCAATCTCACTTCTCAataatgatcttaaaatacTTTGTAAGGTTCTAGCTAAACGTTTAGAAACACTCCTACCATCAATGGTACACCCTGACAAGAACAGCTTTATTCTTGGACGACAGGGCTTCCATAATATACATAGAGTGCTTAACATCGTTTTTGAAAACTCTGGATGTAATGACACTGCCATTCTGTCACTGGATGCCGAAAAGGCATTTGACAAGGTGGAATAGCACTACTTATTTGAGGTTCTTCAAAGATTTGGCATTAAAGGGAAATTTCTCTGCTGGATTAAACTTCTATATGCTGATCCCCAGGCTGTAGTATTAACAAATGGGTTATCATCTATACCATTTAAATTATACAGGGGAACAAGACAGGGCTGCCCCCCTCTCCCCCTTATTATTCACCTTAGCAATTGAACCATTGGCCATGGAAGTCCGTAAGAGTACTGTTTACAAAGGCATAAGAATAGGAAATGCTGAACATCGCATAGCTTTGTTTGCTGACGATATTATTTTGCTTTGCTCCAATCTGAAGCAGACTCTACCCACTATACTTGACCTTACAGAAAATGTTGGTACATTTGCAGGTTACAAAATAAACTACTCCAAATCAGTAATACTCTTCCTAGATGAAAAGAAGAGACAAGCTCCTCTGATTCATACTCCTTTTCTGGTTTCACAAGAAGGTTTCTCTTACTTAGGTGTCAATATTACCCCTACAGAATTGTACCAAGCAATTATAACACCTTGACAGATAAGGTTACACACCTTATTAATAGGTGGACGAATCTACCCATCTCCATGATTGGGCACATAAATGTTCTGAAGATGGCAATTTTACCAaagtttttatatctttttcaaTGTATTCCTTTAGCTCCTCCATCCTCGTTTTTTCACTTACTTAAAAAGCTTTTTACAAACTTTATATGGAACAACAAACGCCCCAGATTAAGGCTCTCCCTACAATACTTAACATACGAAAGGGGAGGTTTACAGGTACCTAATCTTGAGTGTTATTACCAAGCTGCCCAAATTAGGGCaggaatgttttattttgagaaGAGTCATCCCCCAGCGTGGGTTTCCATAGAGTCACACTCAATTGATATTCCTCTATGGCTTTACATACATTCTgcaaacaaaactaaactaattaAAAAGACCAAAAATCCCTTTCTAAAGAATACTTTAAAGGTTTGGCATAACTCGTTGGCATACCTGGGAGAAAATATAACTTTATCTCAGTTTACTACGATTTATGGCAATGATGACTTCCAACCTGGTAGAGCAGACCCAGGGTTTAAAGCCTGGGCTGCTCAGGGAATAGCCACAATAGCTGACCTTTACAATGACAATTCGGTTTTTAGTTCATTTGAGGAACTTAGAACTAGGTATGGGATTCCtgcaaaacatttctttaaatatttgcaACTTTGAAGCTTTAGCTTGTCCAGACAAAATAATAGTTTGACAATTCCCCTCAGATCCACTTTGGAAGATTATActttaacatttttacactcCAGGACAAGTTTCCTCACTATACAAGCTCTTTGAAAGCAAGTCTAAAAAATAGTCACCAAACACACCTAAAGCATGGAGGGCAGATCTGCAGGATAACTTAACAGAGGAGGAGTGGCCAGAAGCATGTTCTCTAGCTCAAAagcaatcaataaatacaaactccaaattattacaatataaatGGATAAGTAGGCTTTATATAACACCATCTAAGTTGCACCACTTTAATCCCAACATACCTGATACCTGCCTCAAATGCAAAGACCAAAAGGGGACATTGTTTCACTGTATGTGGGAATGCCCACAGATACTTACATTCTGGAGAAAAATCTTATATTTagcaaaacaaatcattgcTGAGGATGTGCTTATCAATGCtaaattatgtttattaaaCCTTTACCCAGATGGCTTTAACACCTCTAAAAAAGTAAGATCTCTACTTAATATTTGCTTTTTGGAAGCCAAGCAATGTATAGCTTCCTCATGGAAGTCAGATACACCCCGTGCCACCTCACAGGGACATCTTTTATAGATTCCTTGAGAGAAACAATATGGATGTGGATTGTTGGATTGATGACAAACTggattgactttttttttctttttctttttttccttatttatttattttgtattcccCTTTTTATGCTGATGGTAAAatgtctattattattattattattattattattactcatcttatttatttattttcctgtttgtagatgtgccttgtgtgtgttttgttgcctTCTGTTAaattaagaacatttttaataaatacttgtttaaaaaaaaaaaggttctcaGAACTGAATAAAATCATCTCTAGGTTCATTTGGCAGGGTAAAGGCCAAGGGTCAAATTCAAAACACCacaacttttaaaagaaaaattggCACTACCTCATTTCAAAGACTATTATTATGCGGCTCAAATTAAAACTTTAATGAATTTGTGGACTCCATCATTTACTGCTAGGTGGAAGGACATAGAACTTTCTATTGTGAAAGATCCTCTTATTCAGGCACTACTGGCTTATAAAATGCCCGAGAAATCTTCAAATTTCCAGGATCCATGGATTGAAGCCCAAATTTATATTTGGAACAATGAAGGAGAATATAGATTTACAAGTAATGCAATGGTGTGCTTTTGATTCTCGGTGAGAtgacgacaaaaaaaagcacttacttgCACATCACACTAATgagtagcactttatagtttggcttacttgaagcaatTACGtacttgtttgtacccaaatgttgaaatacgAAGCTTTAATGCTGCACACttctgagtgtgtttttctgtctgaaatcAAGTCTGCTTTTCCAAAGACCGAGCTTTCTGCTAAAAAGGAGAAATATGTGTCTGTGATTGCATCTCTCGTGACAGAATTCAACCAGCGTTTCCAAGATTTTTCTGtcattgaaaaacaaatcaagcaGTTCTCGACCCCCTTCCTGGTGGAAGAGAGTCTGCAGTTCGACCTGATTGAAATGCAATGTGATGATTCTCTGAAGAGTCAACATCagcttctctccctccctgacTTCTATCAGAGTTTGGATTATGCCAAGTTTCCTCTGATGAGACGCCACGCGAAAAGAATGATGAGCCTGTTCGGCTCAACATACATATGTCAACAAACGTTTTCTCTGTTAAATCAGAACAAAAGCAGACTGAGAACCAGAATGACTGATAGCCATCTCTGTGAAGTCCTTCGTGTCTCAACCACCAAACTTTCTCCTGACATGTCGGCCATCATTCAATCCAAAGGACAGCATCACTGCTCTCACTGAGTGCAATGTTCTTTATACATTATAGGTGAGTTAGAAATACACACAGTATTCATGTGTCAATATGTCACCTCTAGTGTGTGGCCCGGCcctttgtttatttctctgtatTTAGGGGTGTCAAATGATCGCGTGTCAAATGATCAtatatttgttatgttttttaattgcattaatCTAATTTTTGATTTCTAACTTGAGGAGGAGCATGTGAGAGTTCGCGGCCCAATGAAcgggacatttacatttcaaaaacgCCCAGACGGCACCTTTAATAAAGGTAAAGTGATAGAAGGAGTTAGCTTACCACTGCAGCAGCTCATGTTTAGTCTACCACTTGTGCAGCCACAGCTAATGTTAGCAGTGAAGACATTAGCAATTTGGCGAGCCATAGCAAAGCTCTTCCCCAAACTAAACTGGAGGCGAGTACCCCGCGTATGACCAACAGGCTACTTTatctgatgttttatttcatttgtattttctaattatttgaagtttgacaaaagaacagCGCAGAATGTAAATGGCTGTATCTGTTCAAgttattgttaaaacaataaatgactttataaagccacttttggttatatatcaatcttttgatctgcTTTAATAATGAATAGAAGTTAAAATACATCATCGTAAGGGCTTTTCTCAGCAAtttaggtgagattaaaaaagagattcaTTTGATtcattataattaattaatctcacAATTTTTTGCATCGCTTGACAGCACTGTTATTATAGTTGGTTGGTGGTATGCACAAttaatcatgttttgttttgttttattttattgatatatTCCTATATTAAGTTGTTTTTCCTAAAGTATAAATAACATGTTTGGGTagaaatattgtacatttagcACTCCAGTAGAGGTTGTCTGAAATAGCATTAAAAAGGCTAAAGAGGAGTTAAAGGTTAGTGCAAGGTATACACACACGTTATTAACGTTTATTACTAGTTAAATAGCtaagtataaatgtaaaaaatgtaaatagtgtTAAGTGTATTTAATAGGAATTGTTCGATACTCTGTTCCTGAACTGTACACACATGTTACATTTGTCACATGTGCAAAACTCTAACCACAGTCTGCACAGCAGCAATTCATGTGGACCAAAcagtagtttgtttttcatacCTTGAACATAGTTTTCAAAAGTCTTCACACATATCCCATGACTTTAACCAC
This genomic interval carries:
- the LOC122773855 gene encoding LOW QUALITY PROTEIN: uncharacterized protein K02A2.6-like (The sequence of the model RefSeq protein was modified relative to this genomic sequence to represent the inferred CDS: inserted 2 bases in 1 codon), whose protein sequence is MAAMVGAVAPFDSNSQTWEEYCEVLDHFFVANDIKEAERRRAVLLSCVGSQTYALMRNLLSPDKPGERSYEDLVELLKNHFHPKTSEIMQRWKFNTRNRKPEESVSDYVAELRKLAQDCNFRDTLTVMLRDRLVCGINDDGIQRKLLSEDKLTFDKALKVAQAMEAANRDMVDLQGAREQAKWNRASGSVHKVNDVHARTPQDVRTCYRCKGDNHLAMNCRFAKEKCHNCGKVGHIKRACRMKDMGKGKTMQTQGVTGKFNKRANFMQEEGEDSDKEEVFTMYHIKDSRVTIHNMQEEIVIPREEPIRQVLTVNGQDVTYEVDTGCGYTIMSEMAFYRLFRSGKKPRLLQCKIKLKTYGGHVVPVLGAAKVKVEHEGSAKMLAVVVVKGSGTSLLGRGWMKALKMDWKTVHKVEDREELLQEVLLRHDTVFKDELGTLKGFAAKIHVASDAKPCFYKPRSVPFAMKKKVEQELERLLEEKIIEPVKFSDWXPIVPVLKPDSRVRICGDYKITVNKVSPIEQYPIPRMEDMIACLTGGEKYTKLDMSHAYQQIVLDEDSRRYVTVNTHKGLFTYTRLPFGVSSSPAIFQRTMEGVLQGIENVAVYLDDIILTGKNDKDHLQTLDQVLQRLQNAGLRLKRSKCQFMETEVTFLGHKVDKTGLHPLPAKVKAVQEAPAPTSVTELKSYLGLLNFYNKFLPNLSNVLAPMHKLLRKDEIWVWGQEQEKAFKESKELLQSSSVLVHYDEKKELILSCDASPYGVGAVLAHRMTDGDEKPIGFASRTLTAAEKNYSQIDKEGLAVIFGVQYFHKYLYGRKFVICTDHKPLISLFNEMKAVPQMASQRIMRWAVLLRAYEYVIFYRAGKDHGNADALSRLPLPEKPKETEPEEHVLMLDREQSPLTTSEQLRYWTTRDPILSRVREYVLRGWPDNVDSNYMPYRQRQHELSVQDGCVLWGARIVIPEKGQSPLMEQLHQSHPGMSRMKGLARGYMWWPNMDIDIEKKVKTCHTCQEHRKAPACAPLHPWEWPEKPWRRLHIDYAGPFMGKMFLVIVDAHSKWLDVYPVTSSTSATTINCLRNSFSTHGIPEMIVSDNAQCFVSEQTREFMTRNGVTHVTSAPYHPSSNGLAERAVQTFKELMKKSSGDTVETKLNRALFSYRITPQSTTGLSPAEMLMGRKLRCTLDLIHPDLKKKVEAKQTSQKAYHDKHAKERNFVAGESIYTKNYGYGPKWVPGLIHDTTGPVSYTVLLGDGKLVRRHVDQLFSRQESELSVLSPEPVPGEECGPPTPLPKMLGQDTGPGQEGDRVLPTTEQEQVSSTPAGTPTPLFRSHRIRKPPAYMKDFVQQSVVPTCLKTATIIPIPKGSTVTGLNDYRPVALTPIVMKCFEKLVRMHIKDSIDITVDPHQFAYRNNRSTEDTISSVVHTALTHLESKDSYVRLLFLDFTSAFNTIIPQTLIHKLLSLGLSPPLCNWVLDFLTDRPHSGWTHQQQ